A part of Ziziphus jujuba cultivar Dongzao chromosome 8, ASM3175591v1 genomic DNA contains:
- the LOC107435810 gene encoding MYG1 protein C694.04c, with translation MVSAGRLFSKTASLWWRPVKSRTKASPTSTALCSTLCKSSSSSISTKRVGTHDGSFHCDEALACFLLRQTHKFSGARVVRTRDPQVLDTLDAVVDVGGVYDPTRDRFDHHQKGFHQVFGHGFTTNLSSAGLVYKHYGVEIIAKELQLDEGHPDVYRLFLAVYRNFVEAVDAVDNGINQYDTDQPPKYVNNTNLSSRIGELNLDWMDPDQSSERENEAFQGAMTLAAKEFCETLHFHAKSWLPARAIVRECLAEREKYDPSGEIMVLTRSCPWKLHIFELEEEMKIDPSIKYVIYQDDRSENWRVQAVAVFPDKFESRKPLPFLWRGLEKDELSKVAGIPGCVFVHMSGFIGGNRSFEGALAMARMSLES, from the exons ATGGTAAGTGCGGGACGTTTATTCAGCAAGACGGCGTCGCTTTGGTGGCGACCGGTAAAGTCAAGAACCAAAGCTTCTCCGACCAGCACTGCACTTTGTTCGACATTGtgtaaatcatcatcatcatcgataTCGACGAAGAGAGTCGGAACTCACGATGGAAGCTTTCACTGCGACGAAGCTCTTGCCTGCTTCTTGCTTCGCCAAACCCACAAATTCTCCGGCGCACGTGTCGTTCGCACACGCGACCCCCAG GTTTTGGACACATTGGACGCGGTGGTCGACGTTGGGGGTGTTTACGACCCGACCCGAGACCGTTTCGATCATCACCAGAAAGGGTTCCACCAAGTTTTTGGTCATGGCTTCACTACTAATCTCAGTAGTGCTGGCCTTGTCTATaag CATTATGGGGTGGAGATAATTGCAAAGGAGCTTCAGCTTGATGAGGGACACCCAGATGTTTATAGGTTGTTTCTAGCAGTGTATAGGAATTTTGTTGAG GCAGTTGATGCTGTGGATAATGGAATCAACCAATATGACACTGACCAACCTCCTAAATATGTGAACAATACTAACTTATCTTCAAGAATTGGAGAATTGAATCTAGATTGGATGGATCCTGATCAGTCCTCCGAGAGAGAAAATGAGGCCTTTCAAGGTGCCATGACGCTTGCCGCCAAAGAATTTTGTGAG ACCCTTCATTTCCATGCAAAATCATGGTTACCGGCACGAGCAATTGTAAGGGAGTGTCTTgcagaaagagaaaaatatgatCCAAGCGGAGAAATCATGGTGCTGACCAGGTCTTGTCCT TGGAAACTTCACATATTTGAGCTTGAGGAGGAAATGAAGATCGACCCTTCCATCAAATATGTTATTTACCAG GATGACAGGAGTGAAAACTGGAGAGTTCAGGCAGTGGCAGTATTCCCTGATAAATTTGAGAGTCGGAAACCTCTACCATTTCTGTGGAGGGGTTTGGAAAAGGACGAACTCTCCAAGGTTGCTGGGATCCCAGGCTGTGTTTTTGTTCACATGAGCGGATTTATTGGTGGAAATCGGTCTTTTGAAGGTGCTCTGGCTATGGCAAGAATGTCATTGGAGTCCTAA